A window of the Oncorhynchus keta strain PuntledgeMale-10-30-2019 chromosome 21, Oket_V2, whole genome shotgun sequence genome harbors these coding sequences:
- the gpr84 gene encoding G-protein coupled receptor 84 has protein sequence MLENVTGDVQNDTFSCHHPSVEAYRYFGVLWGSVVTIVGTVGNILTILAFATDTRLRTRFNVLIVNLALADLLYCTLLQPVSVDSYLHLRWRGGPLWCSIFGLLLFLSNSVSIITLCLIAASRYLLVTKRDVFERVFSGRGLALLLPSTWALGLASFGPLWPVYVFAPQVCTCSFHRTRGRPYTTVLLFFYFFIGLGCVGIFYLLIYRRVRVAALALVRYRFSRRSSQKKPNSSEQGTEGDSGVGSGVATTQSCELSSQAELTQYKGVEVKVHPGKAQSSHSTWGSALTSHSAHLAGAQELTPALNPVPRSATPAPITAPSSSTTSSGDNVEFRRVTRMCFTVFLCFVGCFVPFLLLNIADKQNRAPQVLHMFCANLTWLNSCINPVLYAVMNRQFGQAYRALLVRAATPFTHLWTR, from the coding sequence ATGCTGGAGAACGTCACAGGTGACGTGCAGAATGACACCTTTTCCTGCCACCACCCCTCGGTGGAGGCCTACCGCTACTTCGGCGTGCTGTGGGGTTCGGTAGTTACTATAGTTGGAACGGTGGGGAACATCCTTACCATTCTGGCCTTCGCCACGGACACCCGGCTGCGGACGCGTTTCAACGTGCTGATAGTGAACCTGGCCCTGGCGGACCTGTTGTACTGTACCCTGCTGCAGCCCGTCTCTGTCGACTCCTACCTACACCTCCGCTGGAGGGGCGGACCTCTCTGGTGCAGCATCTTTggcctcctcctctttctctccaactctgtctctatCATCACCCTGTGTCTGATCGCGGCCAGCCGTTACCTGCTGGTGACGAAGCGGGATGTGTTTGAGCGGGTGTTTTCTGGTCGAGGCCTGGCTCTCCTCCTGCCCTCCACCTGGGCCCTGGGCCTGGCCAGCTTTGGCCCACTCTGGCCCGTTTATGTATTTGCTCCACAGGTGTGCACCTGCAGTTTCCACCGCACCAGGGGGCGCCCTTACACCACCGTGCTGCTATTCTTCTACTTCTTTATCGGCCTGGGCTGCGTGGGGATTTTCTACCTGCTCATTTACAGGCGAGTCAGGGTGGCGGCACTGGCACTGGTCCGCTACCGGTTTAGCCGACGCTCGTCACAAAAGAAGCCAAACTCATCAGAACAAGGGACGGAGGGGGATAGTGGAGTCGGGAGCGGGGTGGCCACCACCCAGAGCTGTGAATTGAGCAGCCAGGCAGAACTAACCCAATACAAGGGGGTAGAGGTGAAGGTGCACCCTGGGAAAGCCCAGTCCTCCCACTCCACCTGGGGCTCTGCTTTAACTTCGCATTCAGCTCACCTAGCAGGGGCACAGGAGCTAACCCCTGCCCTCAACCCTGTGCCCCGCTCGGCCACTCCTGCCCCCATcactgccccctcctcctccaccacctcttcaggGGACAATGTTGAGTTTAGACGTGTGACCCGGATGTGTTTCACTGTCTTCCTGTGTTTCGTGGGCTGTTTTGTCCCGTTCCTGCTGCTGAACATTGCTGATAAGCAGAACCGTGCACCTCAGGTGCTCCACATGTTCTGTGCCAACCTCACCTGGCTCAACAGTTGTATTAACCCTGTGCTCTACGCTGTCATGAACCGCCAGTTCGGACAGGCCTACCGGGCCCTTCTAGTCAGGGCCGCCACACCCTTCACACACCTCTGGACACGGTGA